The following proteins come from a genomic window of Phaeodactylum tricornutum CCAP 1055/1 chromosome 19, whole genome shotgun sequence:
- a CDS encoding predicted protein: protein IEAIYERSSSLSAPAVKDFVSQLCHVSNLEISFHHTQPNIYNLQKLVEVTHYNMDKRPRLIFAELWVTVADHLTATALHSNPALAMYAVDSFRQLSIQYLKRDELEVFEFQKRFLKPLETVM from the exons ATCGAGGCTATTTACGAGCGATCGTCTTCACTTAGCGCTCCCGCAGTTAAGGATTTTGTTTCGCAGCTCTGTCATGTTTCAAACCTAGAGATTTCT TTCCATCACACTCAACCAAACATCTACAATTTACAGAAGCTGGTGGAGGTAACTCACTACAATATGGACAAGCGACCCAGACTAATATTTGCCGAGCTTTGGGTAACAGTGGCGGATCACCTGACCGCGACTGCACTTCATTCAAATCCCGCTTTAGCAATGTATGCGGTTGATTCTTTCCGACAGCTCAGTATACAATATCTAAAACGAGATGAGCTGGAGGTATTTGAATTTCAAAAGCGATTCCTAAAGCCTCTGGAGACTGTTATG
- a CDS encoding predicted protein, producing MSEKQNLVEVYGSKKKRRAEESEVIIRFNQKPSAGIAYAAQCGHIDPIDAVDVAAFLLKNKDIFEKTQIGEYLGREVEYQGGFSLKVLHQYVRLLDFAGLEFDDAIRFFLSGFRLPGEAQKVSKLLYVFALPFLLSHLFTQYAQIDRIMEKFAERFTEQNPEVFPSADVAFILAFSIIMLNTDLHNPAIKEERRMTKDGFIRNNRGICDGQDLPEELLTGVFDRIQNNPISLKEDDEARE from the coding sequence ATGTCAGAGAAGCAAAACCTCGTAGAAGTTTAcggatcgaaaaagaagcggCGAGCAGAAGAGTCAGAAGTTATCATTCGATTCAATCAAAAGCCTTCGGCAGGTATTGCTTACGCAGCACAGTGTGGGCATATTGACCCAATAGACGCAGTTGATGTCGCAGCATTTTTACTGAAAAACAAGGATATTTTTGAGAAAACACAAATCGGGGAATATTTAGGTCGCGAGGTGGAGTACCAAGGCGGGTTCTCTCTCAAAGTACTGCATCAGTACGTCCGACTGCTTGATTTTGCCGGTCTAGAGTTCGACGACGCCATACGTTTCTTTCTGAGTGGCTTTCGTTTACCTGGTGAGGCACAGAAGGTAAGTAAACTTCTCTATGTCTTCGCTCTGCCGTTTCTCTTGTCTCATCTATTCACACAATACGCTCAGATTGACCGCATCATGGAAAAATTTGCGGAACGGTTCACTGAGCAGAATCCTGAGGTCTTTCCCTCGGCAGATGTTGCCTTCATTCTGGCCTTTTCAATCATAATGCTGAACACAGATTTGCACAACCCTGCGATCAAGGAAGAACGGCGAATGACAAAGGACGGTTTTATCAGGAACAATCGTGGTATTTGTGATGGTCAAGACCTTCCCGAGGAGCTCTTGACGGGTGTTTTTGATCGCATCCAGAATAACCCAATTAGTCTTaaggaagacgacgaggcaCGGGAA
- a CDS encoding predicted protein, whose amino-acid sequence MSHTNPHGTNRPTHSQPASPAQMSLMGGHELSVEEIQDLLGGVLDDEHNHHPLVSLTHAGLSEATDSTAAASLASHQQSHHALSYQRLQLQHYLTHSHSNPLLNSARSDDGNDDNNDPTDAAAPSSSSRALPHALDGKAVARSERKRSREKQRRSDVNQQFTALTTVLREIESTCDDVHARALPAFSPSNRADLIARVIGCLEALHGAVKRRKAENESLETQLQQAKQAGEETAAKLKESLMAPQSFGQNRVMMMVPMMIGANGPEAIPQGTMPPQMANMMSYMTAPPQAYMTAPQPTLQQQQQQQPPQSAPSHGTPANESNSAPPATAPATGNPSNTFPFVMPPYFMPSAPTPADAQSASSASTADSRKAAPTGATEVGSNLAHCA is encoded by the coding sequence ATGTCCCACACGAATCCCCACGGGACCAATCGTCCCACCCATTCCCAGCCGGCAAGTCCCGCACAAATGTCCCTGATGGGTGGACACGAACTTTCCGTCGAAGAGATTCAGGATCTCCTCGGTGGCGTCTTGGACGATGAACACAACCATCATCCCCTCGTATCGCTTACTCATGCTGGTCTTTCGGAAGCGACCGATTCCACCGCAGCGGCTAGTCTCGCATCCCATCAGCAGTCGCACCACGCACTCTCCTACCAACGGCTACAACTCCAACACTACCTCACGCACAGTCACAGCAACCCGTTACTCAACAGTGCCCGCAGTGACGATGgaaacgacgacaataaCGACCCAACGGACGCTGCGGCGCCCTCCTCTTCGAGTCGCGCCCTACCCCACGCCCTGGACGGCAAGGCGGTGGCGCGCTCGGAACGCAAGCGCTCACGGGAAAAGCAGCGTCGCTCCGACGTGAATCAGCAGTTCACCGCACTCACCACCGTACTCCGGGAGATTGAAAGTACCTGTGACGACGTCCACGCGCGAGCCCTTCCCGCCTTTTCGCCCTCCAATCGGGCCGATCTCATTGCCCGCGTGATCGGCTGTCTCGAAGCACTCCACGGAGCCGTCAAGCGACGCAAGGCGGAAAACGAAAGTCTCGAAACGCAACTGCAACAAGCGAAACAGGCAGGGGAAGAAACGGCAGCGAAACTCAAGGAATCTCTCATGGCGCCGCAGAGTTTCGGGCAGAATCGGGTCATGATGATGGTCCCCATGATGATTGGAGCCAACGGTCCGGAAGCCATACCACAAGGGACAATGCCACCGCAAATGGCCAATATGATGAGCTACATGACCGCACCGCCACAAGCCTACATGACCGCACCGCAACCAAcgctgcaacaacaacaacaacaacagcccCCGCAATCCGCACCTTCCCACGGTACCCCGGCGAACGAGTCCAACAGCGCTCCCCCCGCCACGGCACCAGCAACCGGCAATCCCTCCAACACCTTTCCTTTCGTTATGCCTCCCTACTTTATGCCGTCGGCTCCCACACCCGCGGATGCCCAgtcggcttcttccgcgTCCACCGCGGATTCGCGCAAGGCCGCCCCGACAGGCGCTACCGAAGTCGGCAGTAATCTGGCACACTGTGCCTAA